Proteins from one Hyperolius riggenbachi isolate aHypRig1 chromosome 4, aHypRig1.pri, whole genome shotgun sequence genomic window:
- the GMNC gene encoding geminin coiled-coil domain-containing protein 1 produces MKTCLEISHSRNKMNTILACQDQYFAGGQGYDCPYFSSMSAASVDVTKDTWVSLWDSGLPDDRSSNQDPQSHEHLYDSQCSLQDDYLWGDQLSSQMITNKQLQDTLVQKEEELARLHEENNKLKQYLNSAFVKSLQEKTKKLLSQNALGGPLKRRTRISSLASPDTSAKKAKRNLYDDFTACETQASPSVASWVLETLGLKDVNTIDESASANYSAIPEQLVVNSMGGNDYGNAQDSPSSGYSTIQMTPVHSQSGNNLDSPYMPEYSPSSCSPTSLPRSDPESPPIFYTPEVSPNKTEVAFSTSLNPHSNVKTHSFSNGQAFVRRDGEGGWKFTWVPKQTE; encoded by the exons ATGAAAACGTGCCTGGAAATATCTCATTCAAGGAACAAGATG AACACCATTCTGGCGTGCCAAGACCAGTACTTTGCAGGGGGTCAAGGCTATGACTGCCCATACTTTTCCTCAATGTCAGCTGCCAGTGTTGATGTTACCAAGGATACATGGGTCTCTCTCTGGGATTCTGGTCTCCCGGACGACAGATCCAGCAACCAAGACCCACAGTCCCACG AACACCTGTATGATTCCCAATGCAGTCTCCAAGATGATTATCTATGGGGGGACCAACTGTCTTCACAGATGATCACAAACAAGCAG CTGCAGGACACTTTGGTCCAGAAGGAAGAGGAACTGGCAAGACTACATGAGGAGAACAATAAGCTGAAGCAGTACTTGAACTCTGCCTTTGTCAAATCTTTACAGGAAAAGACCAAG AAGCTGctgtcccagaatgctctgggtggTCCTCTGAAGAGAAGAACAAGGATTAGCAGTCTTGCATCCCCTGACACTTCAGCTAAAAAGGCCAAGAGAAACCTTTATGATGACTTCACTGCTTGTGAGACACAAGCCAGTCCTTCTGTAGCCTCATGGGTGCTGGAGACCCTGGGACTCAAAGATGTCAACACCATTGATGAGTCTGCATCAGCTAACTACAGTGCCATACCTGAACAGCTAGTTGTTAACAGCATGGGTGGAAATGACTATGGAAATGCACAAGACTCCCCCTCCTCAGGATACAGTACCATCCAAATGACTCCAGTACACAGCCAGAGTGGCAACAATCTAGACTCGCCCTACATGCCAGAATATTCACCGTCATCCTGCAGTCCTACATCCCTGCCAAGAAGTGACCCAGAAAGTCCTCCTATTTTCTACACCCCCGAGGTCTCTCCAAACAAAACAGAAGTTGCCTTCTCCACATCCCTGAACCCTCACAGCAATGTAAAGACACACAGCTTTTCCAATGGTCAAGCATTCGTTCGCCGAGATGGAGAAGGGGGCTGGAAATTCACTTGGGTCCCCAAACAAACTGAATAG